In Microbacterium enclense, one genomic interval encodes:
- a CDS encoding phosphoenolpyruvate carboxykinase (GTP) — MALADIFARPTGRAAATAPVARPGYGARPDVDGPGMPGLVAWVDQVAALTQPDRIHWVDGSAAENDALLREMVDEGKLIKLNPEWRPGSYLARSHPSDVARLESRTYIASDNEEDAGPTNNWIAPAEIRETLNGVFEGSMRGRTMYVVPFSMGAVGGPLSHIGVQITDSAYAVASIGVMTRVGVAVTEQIAEGAPWVKTVHSVGAPLAPGEADVAWPCNDEKYIVHFPDTLEVWSFGSGYGGNAILAKKCFALRIASVIGRDEGWLAEHMLLIRVIDPKGKAYHVAAAFPSACGKTNLAMLRPTIPGWRVETLGDDITWIRPGEDGRLWAINPEAGFFGVAPGTGESTNVTAIETLWGNTIFTNVALRPDGDVWWEGLTDEAPPQLIDWEGKPWTPASGRPAAHPNSRFTVGAAQCPQIADDWEAPEGVPLDVILFGGRRATNVPLVVEATDWSHGVFIGSTVSSEKTAAQEGTVGELRRDPFAMLPFCGYNMGDYFSHWLEVGQKLRFDRAPRIFQVNWFRKGDDGRFLWPGFGDNARVIDWIIRRVDGQVDAVDSPIGRLPRVEDLDLSGLDVPTADLEELFSIDPASWLAEADLTEEFYDTFGSHLPAALRAELAALRYRLQRA; from the coding sequence ATGGCCCTCGCCGACATCTTCGCCCGCCCCACCGGCCGCGCCGCCGCGACCGCTCCCGTCGCACGCCCCGGCTACGGCGCGCGGCCTGACGTCGACGGCCCCGGTATGCCCGGCCTCGTCGCCTGGGTCGACCAGGTCGCTGCCCTCACGCAGCCCGACCGCATCCACTGGGTCGACGGTTCCGCCGCCGAGAACGACGCCCTCCTTCGCGAGATGGTCGATGAAGGCAAGCTCATCAAGCTCAACCCCGAGTGGCGGCCCGGCTCGTACCTGGCCCGCTCGCACCCCAGTGACGTCGCGCGCCTCGAGTCGCGGACCTACATCGCGTCGGACAACGAAGAAGACGCCGGTCCGACCAACAACTGGATCGCCCCCGCCGAGATCCGCGAGACGCTCAACGGTGTCTTCGAGGGGTCGATGCGCGGCCGCACGATGTACGTCGTGCCTTTCTCGATGGGCGCGGTCGGTGGCCCGCTGAGCCACATCGGTGTGCAGATCACCGACAGCGCCTACGCCGTGGCATCCATCGGTGTCATGACCCGCGTCGGCGTCGCCGTCACGGAGCAGATCGCCGAGGGCGCTCCGTGGGTCAAGACCGTGCACTCCGTCGGTGCCCCGCTCGCTCCGGGGGAAGCCGATGTCGCGTGGCCCTGCAACGACGAGAAGTACATCGTCCACTTCCCCGACACGCTCGAGGTCTGGTCGTTCGGCTCGGGGTACGGCGGCAACGCGATCCTCGCCAAGAAGTGCTTCGCCCTGCGCATCGCGTCGGTGATCGGCCGCGACGAGGGGTGGCTCGCCGAGCACATGCTGCTCATCCGCGTGATCGACCCGAAGGGCAAGGCGTACCACGTCGCCGCGGCCTTCCCCTCGGCCTGCGGTAAGACGAACCTCGCGATGCTGCGCCCGACGATCCCGGGCTGGCGGGTCGAGACCCTCGGCGACGACATCACGTGGATCCGCCCCGGCGAGGATGGGCGTCTGTGGGCCATCAACCCCGAGGCCGGTTTCTTCGGGGTGGCTCCCGGCACCGGCGAGTCGACCAACGTCACCGCGATCGAGACGCTCTGGGGCAACACGATCTTCACGAACGTCGCCCTGCGCCCCGACGGCGACGTGTGGTGGGAGGGCCTGACCGACGAGGCGCCGCCGCAGCTCATCGACTGGGAGGGCAAGCCCTGGACGCCCGCGTCGGGCCGTCCGGCCGCGCACCCGAACTCGCGCTTCACGGTCGGCGCCGCGCAGTGCCCGCAGATCGCCGACGACTGGGAGGCACCCGAGGGCGTTCCCCTCGACGTCATCCTGTTCGGCGGCCGCCGAGCGACCAACGTCCCGCTCGTCGTCGAGGCGACCGACTGGTCGCACGGGGTCTTCATCGGCTCGACCGTCTCGAGTGAGAAGACCGCCGCCCAGGAAGGGACCGTCGGCGAACTGCGTCGTGACCCCTTCGCGATGCTCCCCTTCTGCGGGTACAACATGGGCGACTACTTCAGTCACTGGCTCGAGGTCGGCCAGAAGCTCCGCTTCGACCGCGCTCCGCGCATCTTCCAGGTCAACTGGTTCCGCAAGGGTGACGACGGGCGCTTCCTCTGGCCCGGGTTCGGCGACAACGCCCGCGTGATCGACTGGATCATCCGCCGTGTCGACGGTCAGGTCGACGCGGTGGACAGCCCCATCGGTCGCCTGCCGCGCGTGGAAGACCTCGACCTCTCGGGCCTCGACGTCCCCACCGCCGACCTCGAGGAACTGTTCTCGATCGATCCGGCCTCGTGGCTGGCCGAGGCCGACTTGACCGAAGAGTTCTACGACACCTTCGGCTCGCACCTCCCGGCCGCGCTCCGCGCCGAGCTCGCGGCGCTCCGCTACCGCCTGCAGCGCGCATGA